ATTGAgtcatgataaaatattattgaattaaaaataaatatttttatttatttaagtaaaaataaaatacttcaAGAAGAATCagagtaatttatttttatattgtattctttcttattctattttaagattgtaataatttaaagaCGATAGATGACGTTTTAATCCCTCTTAATATTAGTGCCTGGTAATGCCAGTACCAATGAAAATGAACTGATGGCATTCTCTTCTTAGTTCTCACTGGAGTATTCTATCAAAAAGTACTACGTAAATCGCATAaatcgtaattaattaatcgttagaCAATGGAAGACAGTCCAAAtgctttaataaaatttgcaaAAGCTGTATATTACATCATTGATACACCTGTTGTATTTTTTCGAGGTATTATCTAATCATTCTTTGGTTATGTTTTACAAATAACATAATCAGTATTTGATACGTTTAACAAAActaaatctttctcttttattattattgttagagaAAATCGTTGAGCcaaatcaaaaaaaatatccttgGTATCATCAAAAATTTCGCCGTGTTCCAACTATTGATGAATGTTATACGGATGACTTAGTTTGTTACACTGAAGCTAATCTTCAATTTGAACGCGATAAGTAATTAcgtttataaaagtaataatatacaaatttaatattaacttggataaaatattgatttctCCTTACTAGGGCTGTCGATGATgctattttatctattttgaGATGTCGATATGAAGAATGTGCTATGTATCATGGAGAAGATGATAGGGAAGTTTGTTAtcctttaagaaaaatatatgaagaaGCCAGTGGAGCTTGGTTTGCAaaatgtcaatattattatctacaaatataatttaattatgtagAAATATGAGATTTTActtaattcaattttacttAGATGGTGATCTGAATCCTACACTCAATGTACAACAAGCATTTATGAAGCAAAAACATCGTATGGTTTGGGAACGAAGACATGGTCCTGTAGGTAGTGGAATGAAgacataaaatatttccttattatcgtagaaAGGGATTTAATACAAAATGCATGCTTCTATTTTAAAGAAGTTAGTAATAAACTTATGTGTATAGATATTGTATAAaacttgataaaataaaaataagttatatatgaaattgtaTATGTCATTTCATATGCTACataaaaaattagatatattcAACATTAATCATGTTTTTCATGAGTTAAAATAAGCACATTTTATGTTTTTGAactactattttattttcatttatcattgtactatatataaaaattctatatgattgtacatatgtattaaattaattgattgattacattttttttagaagATTCCAttgattattttgtattttagaATCAAATTACATatgttacgataataaaacttaacaaaattaagtgtattaaaaatttatcatactTTAAGTTTCATATGTAAACTGATTTATACATTCATCAATTTTACATTCAGATCAAAGAACCttctttgtaaatattatctacATGTGTAGTTTTATATCCAAATGAATAGTAACCcatttaatgtaattaaataataaaagaaattacaagTTCTTTATGTAAGCTACCTAACACttcttatacttcttattCTCACATATTAAATGGGACATATAAAATGGTATTTAATATTTAGCATGAAAACATTTAAAACAGATTTTCATCTAGTTTtacacaataaatataaaacaaaaacacaATCACACTactattaagaataatttaatatttcattagcgATCACAAAATAACAGCAAAAAGTTTTCCTCTTAAGATTTTGTATCCAATTATTAGTTGACTTATTACACATTATATTATTGCCAACATGTATTACTGTtggtaaaatttaaaaaaattttgtaccTAATTCAGCAATTTATCAAAActgaaataacaattacaaaaataacactTTTCATTATACttgcaattataaaaatttataaagccACTGTAAAACACTTTTTACTATTTCTACATTGTAATGAATAGTTATCGCTAATAAAACATtcgtaaatgtaaaaataaaatatgatatcaaGATCTTAATTAAGTAAATTGAAGAAAGCGCTTATCTTCTTTATGTTTGTTTTGTACTATACTTTACATGTAACAAtagaaagattaaaattacgatttaatgtgatataaacgatattccTTAGGCTAATCTGCATTAGCTTTTCTATTCATACACAAAAAATCGATGTAAATTATTTCACCGTTtcaatacttttctttttttctaataaaattactcGAAGCAAtcatattctattattttaagtaaccttaatttttcgttaaaattttacaGTATATTACATGTACGCTTTAATTGTACCACAGctttcttaattttaatactgtatagaaattgttatattttcatttaaaactttttttttacttactgAAACTGTGTGAAATTCCTATGTATGTaatcttttctaatttttacaaataaccttacaaatatatatacttataatataattataaaattatatattaatttataaaacacGTTGActgtaatgaaataatatgtcataaatactagtaataataataattgtacaaATTGATCgttatgtaaattaataaaattagaaatctCGAGTTGTATTTGTTTAACATTATTCTGGAATCatgtacattattttataaatgcaaataaatttatacaaatacaaCTCGGAATCTACACAGTTGTACGAAAAAATCAGTAGATTCGGGCCTATtagaatatctttaaaaattactaaatttaatcaataattacaaatataaacactataatgatatttaaacaTCTACAAAAATTAGTTATTTTGAAATGTAACCTTTTGCGGTCctacattttaaatatgaattgAAATCCTGTTTCAAACATAATGGTGaacttttgtatatttttatcttgtacaattataaagaatatcgatattttaatccCTTTACattcgatatttaatttaaaataattataaagtataataacgataaaaaattaataatgaatgaatgcAGATTACTTAAAATGAgacattgaaaataatctgGACCGCAAAgggttaaaaaataatataatacaatttaatttatttattttgtttgtctAATCACGTATGAGGTAGGAAAAGTCGGCCCAAATCTAAAGTACCTTACATGTGTTCAGTGCCATTGCGAAGGCACGTTTCCTTTATTGCTAGTACAATTATTTTcacattcttcttattctataTCACAGTGTGGAAAATGCTACGACTTTTGTATACAATACCATCAATACGTGTCATTCGATATAAACGCTGCTCATTCATTTtagattttcaatttataaacTGTTACATATTGTACATGttcatatattttgaaaataacttctgttttttttattctagcAAGATAAGTACAAATGAAATGAATGTATACgaacaatataaattttaaacattattataatggtACCTACCGACTAAGGGGTAGTTTTATAGGTACTCAAATGATTGTGCAGCGATCTACCGATGAGTTAAAACCTCAAACGTTTAcatctttaaattaaaatgactGCCTGCATTCAATTGAGTTATAAAtctcaatttatatttatgattgaAGAGGTTGGTTGAATTGAGCTGCTAAACGTCGCTTTCCTGTAAAtactaaaaaagaataaaattaataagaagattTACATACAAAATggtagaataataaaattatctttatgtgAGCAAACCATGCTTACATGGTTTAGTTGGAGTGTTgtgaatttcatttttcttattatcaacattattttcttttccgaaATTTCCTGTGTTATTAACTTCACTAATATTGTTAGAATTAACGTCTTGTTTTCCCATGCAATCTTGCACGACTGTAATGCTTTCAGAGGGCACATTTTTTTTCGGTGTCAGCGACAATGAAGGTAGCGGTAATTCGGATGGATGTGGTGCTACAACTAAATTGTGCTTAGTTGAAAAATAAGGTGACGTACGTGGATTTAACGGATTTGCAGCAGCTGGTAATAAATTTTTGGTtggtgataataaatttaat
The genomic region above belongs to Vespa crabro chromosome 2, iyVesCrab1.2, whole genome shotgun sequence and contains:
- the LOC124433231 gene encoding NADH dehydrogenase [ubiquinone] 1 beta subcomplex subunit 10; protein product: MEDSPNALIKFAKAVYYIIDTPVVFFREKIVEPNQKKYPWYHQKFRRVPTIDECYTDDLVCYTEANLQFERDKAVDDAILSILRCRYEECAMYHGEDDREVCYPLRKIYEEASGAWFAKYGDLNPTLNVQQAFMKQKHRMVWERRHGPVGSGMKT